One region of Lusitaniella coriacea LEGE 07157 genomic DNA includes:
- a CDS encoding two-partner secretion domain-containing protein yields MHLSSLRYLSVIFLCLVSASARAQIAPDGTLRNNSTVNFAGAQWNITGGENLGNNLFHSFSTFNVGTGETAFFDNATNLQNIIARVTGGTSSTIDGLIRANGAANLFLINPSGIIFGANAQLNIGGSFFASTADSAVFSDGSSFSATNPQAPSLLAVNVPMGLQMGSNPGNIAVNAQNLQVLPGRTLGFVGGNLQLNNAQVRASQGRIELGSVAANSLVRLTPNNANIAAIYEGVSNFEDIQLSNTTVDASGLGGGTIQVQGRNVAIGNNSQVLSRTVGTQAGGDILLRGSESIAITETDPSRFTAVSSNTLGSGAGGNVTVETAKFFLQGTALLSTSTFGSGAGGDLTVRATESAVISGNPQLLQQVLMNALAGQLNPNTRVGGLLSVVAGTAPGGDITIETGSLNFQNGAIAFASTFSQAPSGNINFRATGAIEIVGAAVASGTRMGSQGAGGDINISANQLTLRDGGALSAAAQGDGRGGDVRIETTDFVNISRTQPRVFIPTGIVNNTIGRGGGGDIWIATGRLMVRNGIVSATSGGITPTGFVSSGGLGGNITIDARESIEVTGNDAIGFTGASGGVLPSGFNTATFTQFPAGNLTLRTSQLTLDDGASLDVRSLGSGNAGTLDVTANSIVLDRGSSFNASTISGAGGNINLNANLLLLRRRSNIATDAGDTDGGNIFIDANNIVAVLTEDSDISANSRNSRGGNITINVSGGIFGLRFQPQDTPFSDITATGRNSALSGTVTINTLEVNPTEGLEKLAQDIADPSNQIATGCAAYAQSRLTVLGRGGLPEDPTTTIRGETVWRDMQAFSSDATSAEGSVSTQEIEASHPLIEATSWRVNKFGNVELVAALPKKESEQNTPNCRDLSRRD; encoded by the coding sequence ATGCATCTTTCTTCACTACGATATCTATCAGTTATCTTTCTCTGTCTTGTCAGTGCGTCGGCTCGCGCTCAAATTGCTCCTGATGGAACCTTACGCAACAACTCTACGGTCAATTTTGCGGGCGCACAGTGGAATATTACCGGAGGAGAAAACCTTGGCAACAACCTTTTCCACAGCTTTAGCACCTTCAACGTGGGAACGGGAGAAACTGCCTTCTTCGACAACGCCACCAACTTACAAAACATCATTGCACGGGTGACAGGAGGAACGAGTTCGACTATTGACGGACTGATTCGAGCCAACGGAGCCGCAAATTTATTTCTGATTAATCCCAGTGGAATAATCTTCGGTGCCAATGCTCAATTAAATATTGGCGGTTCATTTTTTGCTAGCACTGCTGACAGCGCAGTATTTTCCGATGGTAGTTCTTTCAGTGCAACCAATCCTCAAGCACCGTCATTACTCGCCGTTAACGTGCCGATGGGATTGCAAATGGGTTCAAATCCGGGAAATATTGCCGTGAATGCCCAAAACTTGCAAGTTCTTCCCGGTCGAACGTTAGGGTTTGTTGGTGGAAATCTGCAACTGAACAACGCACAGGTGCGAGCATCTCAAGGAAGAATTGAGTTAGGAAGTGTTGCTGCGAATAGTCTAGTTCGCTTAACGCCAAACAACGCAAATATTGCGGCAATTTATGAGGGAGTTTCAAACTTCGAGGACATCCAACTCTCAAATACAACGGTTGATGCGAGTGGATTAGGAGGCGGAACGATTCAAGTTCAGGGAAGGAATGTTGCCATTGGGAATAATTCTCAAGTATTGAGCCGCACGGTTGGCACTCAGGCAGGAGGGGATATTCTTTTGCGGGGAAGCGAGTCTATTGCCATCACAGAAACAGATCCATCGAGATTTACAGCAGTGTCGAGCAATACTTTGGGTTCCGGTGCGGGGGGAAATGTAACGGTAGAAACGGCAAAGTTTTTTCTCCAGGGGACAGCGCTCCTCTCAACGAGTACTTTTGGTTCTGGTGCGGGGGGAGACTTGACAGTACGCGCGACGGAAAGCGCTGTTATATCGGGGAATCCACAACTGCTGCAACAAGTGCTGATGAATGCGCTGGCGGGACAATTGAATCCAAATACTCGCGTTGGGGGCTTACTTTCTGTGGTGGCTGGAACTGCGCCGGGAGGGGATATTACAATTGAGACAGGTTCGTTAAATTTTCAAAATGGCGCGATCGCGTTTGCCTCAACCTTCAGTCAAGCGCCCAGTGGAAATATAAACTTCCGCGCGACGGGAGCAATAGAAATTGTCGGTGCTGCGGTAGCTTCTGGAACAAGGATGGGGTCGCAAGGAGCGGGCGGAGATATTAACATCAGCGCTAACCAATTAACCCTGCGAGATGGGGGTGCGCTGTCGGCTGCCGCGCAAGGAGACGGGCGAGGGGGAGATGTTCGGATTGAAACCACCGATTTCGTTAACATCAGCCGGACTCAACCCAGAGTGTTTATACCAACAGGGATCGTCAACAACACAATCGGTCGAGGGGGAGGAGGAGACATTTGGATTGCAACGGGACGATTGATGGTGCGCAACGGCATTGTCAGCGCCACTAGCGGAGGAATCACGCCCACGGGATTTGTCTCCTCTGGAGGTTTGGGTGGAAATATTACTATTGATGCTCGCGAGTCTATTGAAGTCACGGGGAACGATGCCATCGGGTTTACAGGAGCATCGGGTGGAGTGCTGCCGAGTGGTTTCAATACGGCAACTTTTACTCAATTTCCCGCAGGAAATCTAACCCTACGCACTTCCCAGTTAACCCTGGATGATGGCGCATCTCTGGATGTGAGGAGTTTGGGGAGTGGGAATGCGGGAACCCTAGATGTCACCGCTAACTCAATCGTCCTCGATCGCGGAAGTAGTTTCAATGCCTCCACAATCTCAGGCGCAGGGGGGAACATCAACCTCAACGCCAACCTCCTCTTGTTGCGTCGCAGGAGCAACATCGCCACCGATGCAGGAGATACCGATGGAGGCAATATTTTCATCGATGCAAATAATATCGTTGCAGTCCTCACAGAAGATAGCGATATCAGCGCCAATTCCCGTAACTCTCGTGGGGGAAATATCACGATTAATGTATCGGGGGGAATTTTTGGGCTGCGGTTTCAACCCCAAGACACTCCCTTCAGCGACATCACCGCAACGGGTCGAAACTCGGCTTTGAGCGGTACGGTGACGATTAATACTTTAGAAGTGAACCCCACCGAAGGATTGGAGAAGCTCGCACAAGATATCGCAGACCCCAGCAACCAAATTGCAACGGGTTGTGCGGCTTATGCTCAAAGTCGATTGACCGTTCTCGGACGCGGGGGTTTGCCGGAAGATCCGACAACAACAATTCGAGGGGAAACGGTGTGGCGAGATATGCAAGCATTTTCCTCAGACGCAACGAGTGCGGAAGGATCGGTTTCAACCCAAGAAATTGAAGCGTCCCACCCTCTTATAGAAGCAACGAGTTGGCGAGTGAATAAGTTTGGAAATGTGGAATTAGTCGCGGCGTTGCCGAAGAAGGAGTCAGAACAAAATACGCCAAACTGTCGGGATTTATCGCGTCGGGACTAA
- a CDS encoding NUDIX domain-containing protein: protein MTYRNPIPTVDIIIELIDKPHRPIVLIERKNTPYGWAIPGGFVDYGEPVEIAAQREAKEEISLEVELIEQFYVYSDPNRDPRKHTMSVVFLATATGEPKADDDAKSVGIFHHWDIPKNLCFDHDRILKDYWHYRHYGIRPPILLNRV from the coding sequence ATGACCTACCGCAATCCCATTCCCACGGTTGATATCATCATTGAATTAATCGATAAACCCCACCGTCCCATCGTCTTAATCGAACGAAAAAACACGCCCTATGGGTGGGCAATTCCCGGCGGATTTGTTGACTACGGGGAACCCGTTGAAATTGCAGCTCAACGAGAAGCGAAAGAAGAGATTAGTTTGGAAGTCGAACTAATCGAACAGTTTTATGTTTATTCCGACCCCAATCGGGATCCTCGCAAGCATACGATGAGTGTCGTGTTTTTAGCAACGGCAACGGGCGAACCAAAAGCGGATGATGATGCTAAAAGCGTGGGCATTTTTCATCATTGGGATATACCCAAAAATCTTTGCTTCGATCACGATCGCATTCTTAAGGATTATTGGCACTATCGTCACTATGGCATTCGTCCTCCGATTCTTCTCAACCGTGTTTAG
- a CDS encoding DEAD/DEAH box helicase has protein sequence MEEQAGRFITTEQLEEPIAEHQKTVWDAVRSAFTQRDCMGYWRYPLFSQVGEQRKEPDITIADRELGVIVIEVCAIAIEQITAIPDGERWEIIREVPHSPLQPQQEVEQHLRALMGLCDREPNLWRKINGRAIVALPLITEEQWQERGFDPNPNGCAILFQNHLSPASFLERLQQNAPIVPGDGLNDEQWQSLLTVLSGTSVLRKAPQNRIPAHGETRSTVLEILRENLYELDLKQEHIGKEIAPGMQRLRGIAGSGKTVLLCQKAAHMHLKHPDWDIALVFFTRTLYDQIVSLIDRWVRRFSNGEQHYDPKTNKKLRTIHAWGAIEQPGLYGIVCESQGIKRKTVDDTQEQQPHRGLAELCKRLAEEAIIEPIFDAILIDEGQDLVTEDDLKYQDKQAIYWLAYQALRPVDAENPAQRRLVWAYDEAQSLDTLKIPTAKELFGADLGNLLSQGAQYKGGIKKSEVMRRCYRTPGSILTAAHAIGMGLLRPAGMLAGITRAEDWRAIGYEVTGKFTPGQEITLHRPPEHSPNPVEELWGAPVLEFETYPSRQEELKALAQKIAYNRMDDGLKPSRDILVIILGSSEEARELEKKVATFLMGEGIDIYIPSALELNQVEPRYPQNNPNRFWMDGGVTISRVPRAKGNEADMVYVLGLEQVARQESNISLRNQVFVALTRSRGWANLSGVGDYPLYEEVRRAMSCGDTFNFTYQRPPKRNLNEE, from the coding sequence ATGGAAGAGCAAGCGGGAAGGTTCATCACCACAGAACAACTAGAAGAACCGATTGCGGAACATCAAAAGACGGTTTGGGATGCCGTTCGCAGTGCATTTACCCAACGAGATTGTATGGGATATTGGCGCTATCCGCTTTTTTCTCAAGTGGGGGAACAGCGTAAAGAACCGGATATTACCATTGCCGATCGCGAACTGGGAGTTATTGTAATTGAAGTGTGCGCGATCGCGATCGAACAAATTACCGCTATTCCCGACGGGGAACGGTGGGAAATCATCAGAGAGGTTCCCCATTCTCCCCTCCAACCGCAACAGGAAGTGGAACAACACCTGCGAGCCTTAATGGGACTGTGCGATCGCGAACCGAATTTGTGGCGTAAAATAAATGGGCGCGCGATCGTTGCATTGCCCCTCATTACCGAAGAACAATGGCAAGAACGAGGATTTGACCCCAATCCCAATGGATGCGCAATTCTCTTCCAAAATCACCTCAGTCCCGCGTCCTTTCTCGAACGGTTGCAACAGAACGCACCCATCGTCCCCGGAGACGGCTTAAACGACGAACAATGGCAATCTCTCCTCACCGTCCTTAGCGGCACATCTGTCCTTCGCAAAGCGCCACAGAATCGCATTCCCGCACACGGCGAAACCCGTTCCACCGTTCTGGAAATCCTGCGAGAAAACCTCTACGAACTCGATCTCAAACAAGAACATATTGGCAAAGAAATCGCCCCTGGAATGCAGCGACTACGAGGGATAGCAGGTTCCGGCAAAACCGTCCTCCTCTGCCAAAAAGCGGCACATATGCACCTCAAACATCCCGATTGGGACATTGCCCTCGTCTTCTTCACCCGCACCCTATACGATCAAATTGTCAGTTTAATCGACCGTTGGGTACGACGCTTCAGCAACGGCGAACAACACTACGATCCCAAAACCAACAAAAAACTCCGCACCATCCATGCTTGGGGCGCGATCGAGCAGCCGGGACTGTATGGTATTGTATGCGAATCTCAAGGGATCAAGCGGAAAACCGTAGACGATACCCAAGAACAACAACCCCATCGCGGACTCGCAGAACTCTGCAAGCGCCTCGCAGAAGAAGCGATAATCGAACCGATTTTTGATGCCATTCTCATCGATGAAGGTCAAGATTTAGTCACAGAAGACGATCTTAAATACCAGGACAAACAAGCGATTTATTGGCTAGCCTATCAAGCCTTGCGTCCCGTCGATGCCGAAAATCCCGCACAGCGTCGGCTGGTTTGGGCGTATGATGAAGCGCAAAGTCTCGATACCCTAAAAATTCCCACCGCAAAGGAACTCTTTGGTGCAGATTTAGGCAACTTACTCTCCCAAGGCGCGCAGTATAAAGGGGGAATCAAAAAATCCGAAGTGATGCGCCGCTGCTACCGCACACCCGGTTCGATTTTAACGGCTGCACACGCTATTGGTATGGGATTGTTGCGTCCGGCGGGAATGCTTGCAGGGATTACTCGCGCGGAAGATTGGCGTGCCATTGGCTATGAAGTCACCGGAAAATTCACCCCCGGTCAAGAGATTACCCTACATCGTCCCCCGGAACATTCTCCTAATCCCGTTGAAGAGTTGTGGGGTGCGCCTGTCTTGGAATTTGAAACCTATCCTTCTCGTCAGGAAGAATTGAAAGCCTTGGCGCAAAAAATCGCCTACAATCGCATGGATGATGGCTTAAAACCCAGTCGCGATATTTTGGTGATTATCCTTGGTTCGTCGGAAGAGGCGCGGGAGTTGGAGAAGAAGGTTGCAACTTTCCTGATGGGTGAAGGGATTGATATCTATATTCCCTCTGCATTGGAGTTGAATCAAGTCGAACCCCGCTATCCCCAAAACAATCCCAATCGCTTCTGGATGGATGGCGGCGTAACGATTTCCCGCGTTCCCCGCGCCAAAGGGAATGAGGCGGATATGGTTTATGTATTGGGATTGGAACAGGTTGCTCGCCAGGAAAGCAATATTAGTTTGCGCAATCAAGTCTTTGTGGCGTTGACGCGATCGCGCGGTTGGGCGAATTTAAGTGGAGTGGGAGACTATCCCTTGTACGAAGAAGTGCGTCGCGCAATGTCCTGCGGGGATACCTTTAACTTTACCTACCAACGTCCGCCCAAGCGCAATTTGAACGAAGAATAA